One Suncus etruscus isolate mSunEtr1 chromosome 13, mSunEtr1.pri.cur, whole genome shotgun sequence genomic region harbors:
- the LOC126025902 gene encoding keratin-associated protein 10-12-like, whose product MAAAALSVCSSDLSYDSRVCLPGSCDSCTDSSWQGDDCPENCCEPPCCAPSCCAPTLLCTPSCCAPSCCAPSCCAPSPMSCGPCSSSCSPSCDSCSPCQPDCCVSLCCKPMCCTPVCCKPMCCTPVCCKPMCCTPVCCKPMCCTPVCCGGSPCQVPACSPCCKPCSSVSLICKPTCQPACCAPSPCCQPSCCRSGSSMSLLCRPACKSASAQKTC is encoded by the exons ATGGCCGCCGCCGCCCTGTCTGTCTGCTCCAGCGACCTCAGCTATGACAGCCGTGTCTGCCTGCCTGGGTCCTGTGACTCCTGCACTGACTCCTCCTGGCAGGGGGATGACTGCCCGGAGAACTGCTGTGAACCTCCCTGCTGTGCCCCCAGCTGTTGTGCCCCGACGCTCCTCTGCACCCCTAGCTGTTGTGCTCCCAGCTGCTGTGCTCCCAGTTGCTGTGCCCC CAGCCCCATGAGCTGTGGGCCCTGCTCTAGCTCCTGCTCCCCCTCCTGTGACTCCTGCTCCCCTTGCCAGCCAGACTGCTGTGTGTCCCTCTGCTGCAAGCCCATGTGCTGCACTCCAGTTTGCTGCAAGCCCATGTGCTGTACCCCAGTCTGCTGCAAGCCCATGTGCTGCACCCCAGTTTGCTGCAAGCCCATGTGCTGTACCCCCGTATGTTGTGGAGGCTCCCCCTGCCAAGTGCCCGCATGCTCCCCCTGCTGCAAACCCTGCTCCAGCGTGTCCCTCATCTGTAAACCCACCTGCCAGCCCGCCTGCTGCGCCCCTTCGCCCTGCTGCCAGCCCAGCTGCTGCCGCTCAGGGTCCAGCATGTCCCTGTTGTGCCGGCCGGCCTGTAAGTCTGCATCGGCCCAGAAGACCTGCTGA